The Rhopalosiphum maidis isolate BTI-1 chromosome 1, ASM367621v3, whole genome shotgun sequence genome has a segment encoding these proteins:
- the LOC113550617 gene encoding transient receptor potential channel pyrexia-like → MTGRHHLEVAVPLDRTISLNVHNRHGGAAATSRSPSSLKDRWYSFRHRPGGGGGGGGSDQRRRSNVEEFLFMESLPDAPAAGGPQSAAGQEIELSITIRKDTIRRDLMDSMRTCNGRLQLMELVELDEFDPGGVHPPPNQSELDRLFCWAVYIGAPAECLDALHECGANLHYSHCGNITAVHLAAFMGNADALRWLIKKKCDMDTIQSGYTPLHSAVMGNALETTKILIDQRCKVTDTVLHCAVQANSVECVKYLLNIGIDPNSLDTNGNTPLHLAADKGYTECLKLLLSKSNKTINLKSKSRQSTALHMAAENGYTECVQILLHSGSSHTAVNNKNQTALHLAAKAQCAESVIILLELGAEVNALDIDKRTALHSAVCKAFLSFHVVEVLVKWGANVNIKDRYGYAPLHIAALNELSQCVDFLIIKGADISSRTVGGMSALSIINRKTPTSINTIKKKFDQAITLNDQASAKEVELIMDFRYLLQNPSLGEIILLHTLEECGQKSMLEHPLCKAFLYLKWQKIRRFYFVRLVFDAIFVLLLTSYVMTALAHNCYNKSKNITDNQQITNSQELNETETQNVCRLNINVFDSQLISHIIIEIVWYILLVFTIIIIIRKLIGTTGFTSVKQYFLNITNIVEWFVVASVFLTSFLYGNKTYDWQNPIGAFAVLFGWSNLMVMIGQLPIFGTYIAMFTKVQKEFAKLLLAYSCLLIGFTISFCTLFPTSNDFNNPLIGIAKVLVMMTGELDIDLLIKSEESPIIFNISAYITFILFIVFVTVVLMNLLVGIAVHDIQGLHKTADLSKLVRQTQLIHSQEQALFQGCLPRRVINFFNWSARVTPSAYRVVLYVKPLNPTEKRLPKYIMEDALNIARQQRLNTVDYKQAMLENKMENKALVEEIKHLKEIVQNQQDLLLQLINKSS, encoded by the exons ATGACCGGCAGACATCACCTGGAGGTGGCCGTTCCCCTGGACAGGACCATCAGCCTGAACGTGCACAATCGGCACGGCGGTGCGGCCGCGACGTCCCGGTCGCCGTCGTCGCTCAAAGACCGGTGGTACAGCTTTCGGCACCGGCCGGgaggcggcggtggcggcggcggcagtgaCCAGCGGCGGCGATCCAACGTCGAAGAGTTCTTGTTCATGGAGAGCCTGCCGGACGCGCCGGCCGCCGGTGGACCGCAGTCCGCGGCCGGGCAAGAAATCGAACTGTCCATAACCATACGGAAGGACACCATTAGACGCGACCTGATGGACTCGATGCGCACGTGCAACGGGCGGCTACAGCTCATGGAACTCGTGGAACTCGACGAGTTCGACCCGGGTGGCGTGCACCCGCCACCCAACCAGAGTGAGCTGGACAGGCTGTTCTGCTGGGCCGTGTACATAGGCGCGCCGGCCGAGTGCTTGGACGCGCTGCACGAGTGCGGCGCCAACTTGCACTATTCGCACTGCGGCAACATTACAGCCGTACATTTGGCGGCCTTTATGGGAAACGCCGACGCGCTCAG AtggctaataaaaaaaaaatgtgacatGGATACAATTCAGAGTGGATATACACCATTACATTCAGCTGTTATGGGCAATGCTTTAGAAACTACAAAAATTCTGATAGACCAGAGATGTAAAGTAACTGACACAGTATTACATTGTGCAGTACAAGCCAATTCTGTAGAATGTGTCAAGTACTTACTAAATATTGGTATAGATCCCAACTCTTTGGATACCAATGGGAATACGCCCCTTCATTTAGCAGCAGATAAAGGATATACTGAATGTCTAAAACTTCTCTtaagtaaaagtaataaaacaataaatttaaaatcgaaatctaGACAATCAACGGCCTTGCATATGGCAGCTGAAAATGGATATACGGAATGTGTTCAAATACTACTACATTCAGGATCTAGTCATACTgcggtaaataataaaaatcaaactgCTTTACATCTAGCTGCAAAAGCTCAATGCGCTGAatctgtaattatattattagaattaggAGCCGAAGTAAATGCTTTAGATATCGACAAAAGAACAGCATTGCATTCCGCTGTTTGTAAAGCTTTTTTATCATTCCATGTGGTTGAAGTATTGGTAAAATGGGGTGCAAACGTCAATATTAAAGACAGATATGGGTATGCACCACTACATATAGCTGCTTTAAATGAGTTATCCCAAtgtgttgattttttaatcataaaaggAGCTGACATAAGTTCTAGAACAGTAGGCGGGATGAGTGCCTTAAGCATAATAAACAGAAAAACACCCAcaagtataaatacaattaaaaaaaaatttgaccaggcaattacattaaatgaccAAGCTTCTGCTAAAGAAGTTGAACTAATAATGGATTTTCGATACTTATTACAAAATCCTAGTCTAGgggaaatcattttattacacaCATTGGAAGAATGTGGTCAAAAATCTATGCTTGAACATCCATTATGtaaagcatttttatatttaaaatggcaAAAAATTcgtagattttattttgttcgtcTAGTTTTTGatgcaatttttgttttacttttaaccTCTTATGTAATGACAGCTTTAGcacataattgttataataagtcAAAAAACATAACAGACAACCAACAAATAACTAATAGTCAAGAACTAAATGAAACGGAAACTCAAAATGTCtgtcgtttaaatattaatgtgtttgATTCACAGTTAATATCACacataattatagaaattgtttggtatatattgttagtatttacaattatcataataatcagAAAATTAATTGGAACAACAGGATTTACTTCAGTCaaacaatactttttaaacatcACTAACATTGTTGAATGGTTTGTGGTGGCaagtgtatttttaacatCCTTTTTATATGGAAATAAAACATATGACTGGCAAAACCCTATTGGAGCATTTGCTGTTTTGTTTGGATGGTCAAATTTAATGGTGATGATTGGCCAGTTACCTATATTTGGAACATATATTGCTATGTTTACTAAAGTGCAAAAGGAATTTGCTAAATTGTTGCTCGCTTATTCATGCTTGCTTATAGGGTTTACAATAAGTTTTTGCACATTATTCCCTACATCAAATGATTTCAATAATCCTTTAATAGGTATAGCAAAAGTTCTAGTAATGATGACAGGAGAACTTGACAtagatttgttaataaaatccgAAGAATctccaataatttttaacataagtgcttatataacttttatattgtttattgtatttgttactGTTGTATTAATGAACTTGCTAGTTGGAATAGCAGTTCATGATATCCAAGGTTTGCACAAAACTGCAGATCTATCAAAACTTGTCAGACAAACTCAGTTAATTCACTCACAAGAACAAGCATTATTTCAAGGTTGTTTGCCTAGACGtgtcataaatttttttaattggagcGCAAGAGTTACACCATCAGCATATCGAGTGGTACTTTATGTAAAACCATTAAATCCTACAGAAAAAAGATtaccaaaatacataatgGAAGATGCATTGAATATAGCAAGACAACAACGATTGAATACAGTTGACTATAAGCAAGCtatgttagaaaataaaatggaaaacAAGGCTTTAGTTGAAGAAATTAAACATCTAAAAGAAATTGTACAAAATCAACAAGATCTCTTATTAcagcttataaataaatcttcaTAA
- the LOC113550618 gene encoding transient receptor potential channel pyrexia-like, whose amino-acid sequence MSSRKLSRHLSLDECTREYLEMGMDLTNKRKRYFSFHEKAIHRNRDRPISFELPDTDLVETDERSITETTIDGSKSSNQLSVNNYKEMVKQCLLDSAKGYTNGFQLLHDIESGMANLDTLKRCPQQLKNLIVLWACFVDKCDVMEVLVKAGANVNYILPFRGYGAVHISALNGCVYCLKWLLNNGCEPNCRVDDMTALHFATFTDSVDAFNTLIEHGCRLESTVLHSAVKSRAVGCIKLLLFKYSVDVNMLDSMGLAPIHICADQGFSDCMYMLLSSDKTLINQKDYHECTALHMACESAHVECVKLLIEHQANIHAKNMKFQVPIHMAAKAQSVDCIDFLIKAGADVNATDIDDRTPLHSAISVKTLNVCLAVDTLLSYHAKINVQDHFGFTPLHIAAINEVPECVESLLAKGGNVGIQTFGGISALNMIVRKVPSCVPAVAKQLDSAVTSNWADGFKRGPEIQLRFKYLLNSNTFGEIDLLKCFQEEGQYELLQHPLCQAFLFLKWKKIRKYYLMRLASLGFFILLYTLYVTTVLSHDCYNAIHLSNQSNSSCFQNNSTLSAFLIKNYQIMDVIIYALYLISVIEGFLKISEMAGYMYVHQYVLSLSNLSEWLVLISVPLISFHISGYTSYWQNYIGAFCVLCAWTNFMVKIGQLPWFDTYVAMYTKVQKEFAKLLMAYICLLIGFSVSLCVVFPSSKWFNNPIIGFVKVLVMMAGELDISMLEVHDESPIISKFSAYIVYVALLIFVSIILMNLLVGIAVHDIQGLKKTAGLSKVRCQIKLIYYIELFMLRSFWPKSVKRRALVYPSKHRAHMTVKPLSQQQTLPRDIIDAIRILIKRKKQDNCDNNDIFKIQEILKEVRDLRAVVEENQKVIKHLLINANKI is encoded by the coding sequence ATGAGTTCAAGAAAATTGTCCCGTCATTTGAGTTTAGACGAATGTACGCGCGAATATTTGGAAATGGGAATGGACTTAACGAACAAGCGAAAAAGATATTTCAGTTTCCACGAAAAGGCAATACACCGGAATCGAGATAGGCCGATATCTTTTGAACTACCAGATACAGATCTAGTTGAAACTGATGAACGCAGTATCACCGAAACAACTATTGACGGGTCCAAAAGTAGCAATCAATTAAGCGTTAATAATTACAAGGAAATGGTGAAACAATGCTTGTTGGATTCAGCAAAAGGATACACTAATGGTTTTCAATTACTTCATGATATTGAATCTGGTATGGCAAATTTAGATACATTAAAACGGTGTCCACAGCAgctgaaaaatttaatagttctGTGGGCATGTTTTGTCGATAAATGTGATGTCATGGAAGTCTTAGTTAAAGCTGGCgcaaatgttaattatatattacctttTAGAGGCTATGGTGCTGTACACATAAGTGCATTGAACGGCTGtgtttattgtttgaaatGGTTGTTGAATAATGGTTGTGAACCGAATTGCCGTGTTGACGATATGACAGCACTACACTTTGCCACCTTCACAGATTCCGTTGATGCGTTCAATACACTTATCGAACACGGCTGTAGACTTGAATCCACTGTTCTCCATAGCGCTGTAAAATCCAGAGCTGTTGGGTgcattaaacttttattatttaaatacagtgTAGATGTAAATATGTTGGACTCTATGGGTTTAGcacctatacatatttgtgCTGACCAAGGTTTTTCAGACTGTATGTACATGCTGTTAAGCTCGGATAAAAcgttaattaatcaaaaagaCTATCATGAATGTACGGCTTTGCATATGGCTTGCGAATCTGCACACGTAGAATGCGTGAAATTGTTAATAGAACACCAGGCTAATATACAtgctaaaaatatgaaatttcaagtacctatacatatggCCGCAAAAGCTCAAAGTGTGGATTGCATTGATTTTCTGATAAAAGCAGGGGCTGACGTCAATGCCACAGATATAGATGACCGAACACCTCTGCACTCAGCTATATCTGTTAAGACGTTGAATGTTTGTCTTGCTGTAGACACATTGCTAAGTTACCATGCAAAAATCAACGTACAAGATCACTTTGGGTTTACACCTCTACATATAGCGGCGATCAACGAAGTGCCGGAATGCGTAGAATCATTGTTAGCCAAGGGTGGCAACGTAGGTATTCAAACGTTCGGTGGTATATCGGCACTTAACATGATTGTAAGAAAAGTGCCTTCGTGCGTGCCAGCTGTAGCCAAACAATTGGACAGTGCCGTTACATCCAACTGGGCGGATGGGTTTAAGCGTGGTCCGGAGATACAACTTCGATTCAAGTATTTGTTAAATTCTAATACTTTTGGTGAAATTGatttactaaaatgttttcaagaAGAAGGCCAATATGAACTATTACAGCATCCACTGTGCCaagcttttttatttttgaaatggaaaaaaatacgaaaatattatttaatgcgaCTGGCAAGTTTGGGATTTTTCATTCTTCTATATACGCTTTATGTAACGACTGTACTTAGTCATGATTGCTACAATGCAATCCATTTATCCAATCAGAGTAATTCGTCATGTTTCCAGAACAACTCTACTCTCagtgcatttttaataaaaaattatcaaataatggatgtaattatttatgcattGTATTTGATCAGCGTCATAGAAGGATTCTTGAAAATTTCAGAAATGGCTGGATATATGTATGTTCATCAATATGTCCTtagtttaagtaatttaagcGAATGGTTAGTATTAATAAGTGTGCCACTAATATCATTTCATATTAGTGGATATACCTCTTATTGGCAAAATTATATTGGTGCTTTTTGCGTACTCTGCGCTTGGACCaattttatggtaaaaatagGCCAATTGCCTTGGTTTGATACATATGTCGCCATGTACACTAAAGTTCAAAAAGAATTTGCAAAACTCCTCATggcatatatatgtttattaataggtTTCTCTGTTAGTCTTTGCGTCGTGTTCCCTTCTTCTAAATGGTTCAATAATCCTATTATAGGTTTTGTAAAAGTATTAGTAATGATGGCGGGAGAATTGGATATATCAATGTTAGAAGTACACGACGAATCGCcaattatatctaaatttagtgcatatattgtatatgtagcccttttaatatttgtatcaatTATTCTTATGAATCTACTTGTAGGAATCGCTGTACATGATATACAAGGCTTAAAAAAGACTGCTGGTTTGTCTAAAGTTAGATGTCAGATTAaacttatatactatattgaaCTATTTATGTTGAGAAGCTTTTGGCCAAAAAGCGTCAAACGTAGAGCTCTGGTCTATCCTTCTAAACATCGAGCTCATATGACAGTTAAGCCATTGAGTCAACAACAAACGTTGCCTAGAGATATTATAGACGCTAttcgaattttaattaaacgaaaaaaacaaGATAACTGTGAtaacaatgacatttttaaaatacaagaaatattaaaagaagtaAGAGATTTAAGAGCAGTTGTAGAAGAAAATCAAAAGGTCATTAAACATTTGTTGAttaatgcaaataaaatataa
- the LOC113560922 gene encoding uncharacterized protein LOC113560922, translating to MIMRIVITITAVCLAISSLATATAEAEASQQQSAEVSETNVQNVVPDEAGINVTAIAARLINDYVTPTVCSYSPEFCAKHQLQSRGIQSYLATAGTLLAGVLGVIMTKITVLIALSLLSTVIGKLLLVYALFKSGPHHHYPNYKSAHHHAQPFVKYTKDKYYIKNTPSVHSHDEVVDLPSGHSSPYHAYSPSILDSSVHDHKLKGVSYY from the exons ATGATTATGCGTATAGTGATAACGATCACAGCAGTGTGTCTCGCGATTTCGAGTTTAGCTACAGCGACAGCGGAAGCGGAAGCTAGCCAACAACAGTCAGCGGAGGTATCGGAAACAAACGTACAAAATGTTGTCCCGGACGAAGCAGGGATTAACGTGACTGCCATTGCCGCCAGACTCATCAACGACTACGTGACGCCCACAGTATGCTCGTACTCGCCAGAATTTTGTGCCAAGCACCAACTAC AGAGCAGAGGAATCCAAAGCTATTTGGCTACCGCTGGTACATTATTGGCAGGAGTGTTGGGTGTCATAATGACTAAAATTACAGTTCTAATTGCGTTATCGCTACTTTCCACAGTCATAGGAAAATTGCTGTTAGTCTACGCTTTATTCAAGTCCGGCCCACACCACCACTACCCCAACTACAAGTCAGCCCACCACCACGCACAACCGTTCGTCAAGTACACCAAGGACAAGTACTACATCAAGAACACGCCATCAGTTCACAGTCACGATGAGGTCGTGGACTTACCCTCTGGGCATTCCTCCCCTTATCATGCTTATTCACCGTCCATTTTGGATTCTTCTGTCCatgatcataaattaaaagggGTTTCTTACTACTAA